One window of Triticum dicoccoides isolate Atlit2015 ecotype Zavitan chromosome 5A, WEW_v2.0, whole genome shotgun sequence genomic DNA carries:
- the LOC119303281 gene encoding cold-regulated 413 plasma membrane protein 1-like, with the protein MAKSLLAMKTGPAAGASEALLESDLRELTMAARKLANHAIVLGGGIGFIGTFLQWLAFAAAVYLLVLDKTNWKTNMLTGLLVPYIFFTMPGLLFGFIRGEIGSWVAFVFVVLRLFFPRHFPDWLELPGSLILLTVVAPAIFADTFRGSWLIIGVGVCLVIGCYLLHEHIKASGGLKEAFKKPNGWSNTIGILLLFIYPVWAVVMWFL; encoded by the exons ATGGCAAAGTCGCTCCTCGCGATGAAGACGGGCCCGGCGGCCGGCGCGTCGGAGGCGCTGCTGGAGTCGGACCTGCGGGAGCTGACCATGGCGGCGCGGAAGCTCGCCAACCACGCCATCGTCCTCGGCGGCGGCATCGGCTTCATCGGCACCTTCCTCCAGTGGctcgccttcgccgccgccgt ATATCTGTTGGTGCTGGACAAGACCAACTGGAAGACCAACATGCTGACGGGGCTCTTGGTCCCTTACATTTTCTTCACCATGCCCGGCCTGCTCTTCGGCTTCATAAG GGGGGAGATTGGTAGCTGGGTTGCGTTCGTTTTTGTCGTCCTGCGGCTGTTCTTTCCGCGCCACTTCCCTG ATTGGCTGGAGCTGCCTGGGTCTCTGATCCTCCTCACGGTGGTCGCCCCCGccatcttcgccgacaccttccgggGCTCCTGGCTCATCATCGGCGTCGGCGTGTGCCTGGTCATCGGGTGCTACCTGCTCCACGAGCACATCAAGGCGTCGGGTGGCCTCAAGGAGGCCTTCAAGAAGCCCAATGGCTGGTCCAACACCATCggcatcctcctcctcttcatctaccCGGTCTGGGCCGTCGTCATGTGGTTCCTGTAG
- the LOC119303282 gene encoding cold-regulated 413 plasma membrane protein 1-like — translation MAPSFLAMKAGAASGASEAAQALLESDLRELGLAARKLANHAIVLGGGLGFGRHFLKWLAFIAAVYLLVLDKTNWKTNMLTGLLVPYIFFTLPGVLFSLVRGEVGAWIAFVVVILRLFFPRHFPDWLELPGSLILLTVVAPSLFAEHFRNDLVGVFICLAIGCYLLQEHIRVSGGFREAFRKANGVSNTIGIVLLFVYPVWVLVLWLL, via the exons ATGGCGCCGTCGTTCCTCGCGATGAAGGCGGGCGCGGCGTCCGGCGCGTCGGAGGCGGCGCAGGCGCTGCTCGAGTCGGACCTGCGGGAGCTGGGCCTGGCCGCGCGGAAGCTCGCCAACCACGCCATCGTCCTCGGCGGCGGCCTCGGCTTCGGCCGCCACTTCCTCAAGTGGCTCGCCTTCATCGCCGCCGT GTACCTCTTGGTATTGGACAAGACCAACTGGAAGACCAACATGCTGACGGGACTCTTGGTCCCTTACATTTTCTTCACCCTGCCTGGTGTACTATTCTCTCTCGTAAG GGGAGAGGTTGGTGCCTGGATTGCATTCGTTGTAGTCATCCTGCGGCTCTTCTTCCCGCGTCACTTCCCTG ATTGGCTAGAGCTGCCTGGCTCTCTGATTCTTCTCACGGTGGTCGCCCCCAGCCTCTTCGCGGAGCACTTCAGGAACGATCTTGTCGGCGTCTTCATATGCCTCGCCATCGGGTGCTACCTGCTCCAAGAGCACATCAGGGTGTCAGGAGGCTTCAGGGAGGCCTTCAGGAAGGCCAATGGCGTCTCCAACACCATCGGCATCGTCCTGCTCTTCGTCTACCCAGTCTGGGTCCTGGTGCTCTGGCTCCTGTAG
- the LOC119303283 gene encoding CASP-like protein 5C1 → MDRGRSAGPGAVGSAGSLGLRIGQAACSSAALMFMSVGVEFFSYTAFCFLVTIMGLLVPWSCTLAMIDMYSILVGCPLHVPGVMAIVVVGDWVLSILSLAAASSSAAVIDVLLEFHGSHCAPRLCERYQLSAMMAFLSWLLTAASSLFNLWYIASR, encoded by the exons ATGGATCGCGGGAGGAGCGCGGGGCCCGGCGCCGTCGGTAGCGCCGGCAGCCTGGGGCTCCGGATCGGGCAGGCTGCCTGCTCGTCGGCGGCCCTCATGTTCATGTCCGTCGGCGTCGAGTTCTTCAGCTACACTGCCTTCtg CTTCCTCGTAACGATCATGGGCCTGCTGGTCCCCTGGAGCTGCACGCTCGCCATGATCGACATGTACTCCATACTCGTCGGGTGCCCGCTCCACGTGCCCGGTGTcatggccatcgtcgtcgtcggagaCTGG GTGCTGTCGATACTGTCGCTGGCGGCCGCGAGCTCAAGCGCCGCCGTCATCGACGTCCTCCTGGAGTTCCACGGATCCCACTGCGCCCCGAGGCTGTGCGAGAGGTACCAGCTCTCCGCCATGATGGCGTTCCTGTCCTGGCTCCTCACGGCCGCGTCGTCCCTCTTCAACCTCTGGTACATCGCCTCCAGGTGA